One segment of Chloroflexota bacterium DNA contains the following:
- a CDS encoding VCBS repeat-containing protein, with product MAWQNDGTPFAGGWLSNTVGSHTDYVRSVAIGDLDGDGQPDVASSGDDYQVMAWQNDGAPFAGGWLSNTVGTLGDYVRTVAIGDLDGDGQPDVVSGDDDYQVVAWQCAFRRGMALQHRRHSR from the coding sequence ATGGCGTGGCAGAATGATGGCACGCCCTTCGCCGGGGGATGGCTCTCCAACACCGTCGGCAGCCACACGGATTACGTCAGGTCGGTGGCCATCGGGGACCTGGATGGAGATGGCCAGCCGGATGTAGCCTCCAGTGGTGACGACTATCAGGTGATGGCGTGGCAGAATGATGGTGCGCCTTTCGCCGGGGGATGGCTCTCCAACACCGTCGGCACTCTCGGTGATTACGTCAGGACGGTGGCTATTGGGGACCTGGATGGAGATGGCCAGCCGGACGTCGTCTCCGGGGATGACGACTATCAGGTGGTGGCGTGGCAGTGCGCCTTTCGCCGGGGGATGGCTCTCCAACACCGTCGGCACTCTCGGTGA